The following are encoded together in the Actinomycetota bacterium genome:
- a CDS encoding methionine adenosyltransferase — protein TREIELEAEGAGNVEHARVACETFITTGLVVVGGEIRTNGYVDVPSIVRGVVDDIGYNRAKFGFDAHTCGVMSTIHEQSADIAMGVDESFEVQHGAGSDPIDLIGAGDQGMMFGYACNETSTLMPMPIYLAHRLAERLTAVRKAGVLDYLRPDGKSQVTVRYVDGRPVAVDKVLISTQHADGVSIDDLLKPDLVEHVIKPVMAEEDVDWDGAEVFVNPTGRFVIGGPMGDTGLTGRKIIVDTYGGMGRHGGGAFSGKDCTKVDRSAAYAARWAAKNVVAAGLADRCEIELAYAIGVAHPLSVLVETFGTEKVPATAIEKAVREVFDLRPGAIIRDLDLRRPIYRKTAAYGHFGRTDRDFTWERTDRAEALADAAGLND, from the coding sequence TCACGCGCGAGATCGAGCTGGAGGCCGAAGGTGCCGGCAACGTCGAGCACGCCCGCGTCGCGTGCGAGACGTTCATCACCACCGGCCTCGTGGTCGTCGGCGGCGAGATCCGCACCAACGGATACGTGGACGTCCCGTCGATCGTGCGCGGCGTGGTCGACGACATCGGCTACAACCGCGCCAAGTTCGGGTTCGACGCGCACACCTGTGGCGTCATGAGCACCATCCACGAGCAGAGCGCCGACATCGCGATGGGCGTCGACGAGAGCTTCGAGGTCCAGCACGGCGCGGGCAGCGACCCGATCGACCTCATCGGCGCGGGCGACCAGGGCATGATGTTCGGCTACGCCTGCAACGAGACGTCCACCCTGATGCCGATGCCGATCTACCTCGCGCACCGGCTGGCCGAGCGCCTCACCGCGGTCCGCAAGGCCGGCGTGCTCGACTACCTGCGGCCCGACGGCAAGAGCCAGGTCACGGTGCGCTACGTCGACGGCAGGCCGGTCGCCGTGGACAAGGTACTCATCTCCACGCAGCACGCCGACGGCGTCAGCATCGACGACCTGCTCAAGCCCGACCTGGTCGAGCACGTGATCAAGCCCGTCATGGCCGAGGAGGACGTCGACTGGGACGGCGCCGAGGTGTTCGTCAACCCGACCGGCCGGTTCGTCATCGGAGGGCCGATGGGCGACACCGGCCTGACCGGCCGCAAGATCATCGTGGACACGTACGGCGGGATGGGTCGTCATGGCGGCGGTGCCTTCTCCGGCAAGGACTGCACGAAGGTCGACCGCTCCGCCGCATATGCCGCGCGGTGGGCCGCCAAGAACGTGGTCGCCGCCGGGCTGGCCGACCGCTGCGAGATCGAGCTCGCGTACGCCATCGGCGTGGCGCACCCGCTCTCGGTCCTCGTCGAGACGTTCGGCACCGAGAAGGTCCCCGCGACCGCGATCGAGAAGGCTGTGCGCGAGGTGTTCGACCTGCGCCCGGGGGCGATCATCCGCGACCTCGACCTGCGCCGCCCGATCTACCGCAAGACGGCCGCGTACGGCCACTTCGGCCGCACCGACCGCGACTTCACGTGGGAGCGCACGGACCGGGCGGAGGCGCTCGCCGACGCCGCGGGCCTGAACGACTAG